GGAATTGGCGAAGGCGCCGGTCTCCTTGGAATCCTCCCCGGTGAAGCGGATTTGCGCCAGCCGGGCGAAAGGGGGATATTTCAATTGATGCCGGAACTTTAGCTCTTCGTTGCAAAAGGCGTCATAATCGTTGGCGCAGGCCGTAGTGATGCAAAAATGCTCCGGGTTGTAGGTCTGGAGCACCACCCGGCCGGGCTTTTCGCCGCGGCCCGCCCTGCCCGCCACCTGGGCCAATAGCTGGAAGGTCCGCTCCCCGGCCCGGAAGTCCGGAAATCCCATGGAGAGGTCCGCGCACACCACGCCCACGAGGGTGATGTTGGGAAAGTCATGCCCTTTGGTGATCATCTGGGTGCCCACCACGATGTCCGTGGTTTTTTCTCGCAGGCCCTTCAAAACCGAGACCAGCCCGCCTTTTTTCGCGGCCGTGTCCCGGTCCAGCCGGCCTATGCTGGCTTGCGGAAACATGGACCGGAGGGAGTCTTCCACCTTTTCCGTGCCCATGCCCATCATCTTAAGTTTGCGGGAGCCGCACGAGGGGCAGCCTTTTGTTATGTCCTGGCAAAAGCCGCAGTAGTGGCACTGGAAGCAGCCGTCCTCCTGGTGATAGGTCAGGGACACGTCGCAATGAGCGCAGGTTATGGTTCCGCCGCACTCCAGGCAGACCGGAAAATTGGCGAACCCGCGGCGATTGAGGAAAAGCAGGGCCTGTTCGTTTTTCGCCAGGGTTTCAGTCAGATGATGTTTAAGCACGTCGGTCAAAAGGGAGCGATTTTGACCTGTGGTTGTGTTGCGGAGATCCACCAGGGTGACTTCCGGGAAAGGCCGCTCCGCCACCCGGTTTTTGATGCTGATCTTTTGGAATTTGCCGTTGGCGCAATTATGCCGCGAGGATATGGACGGCGTGGCCGATCCCAGCACGGTCACGGCTTTTTCCATGTGGCATCGCATGACCGCCAGGTCCCGGGCCTGATACCGCAAGCGGCTGTCCTGTTTGTAGGATTCGTCGTGCTCCTCGTCCACAATGACCAACCCGAGATTTTTCACCGGCGCGAAAATGGACGAACGCGCGCCTAAAGCGATGGGCGCCTGGCCCCGGACGATGCGCATCCACTGGTCCAGGCGTTCGCCGTCGGTCAGGCCCGAGTGGAGCACCGCCACTTTTTCGCCGAATCGGGCCAAAAAGCGCCTTTGCATCTGGGAAATCAAGGCGATCTCCGGCACCAGCACAATGACCGAAAGGCCTTGCTCCAGGGCTTTTTCCACGCACCGGAGATACACCTCGGTCTTGCCGCTGCCGGTCACGCCGTGGAGGAGGATGGATTTGTATCCCCGGCCCAGGGCTTGCGTGATTTCCTTGTATGCGACCTCCTGCTCGGAGGTGAGGGTGAAGCGGGTTTCGTCGGGCGGGATGGGCTCGCCGAAGGGATCGCGGTAGACCTCTTTTTCAAACACCTGGATTTCCCCGGCCTCCTCCATCTCCCAAATCCAACGGGGCGCGGACGGAACCTCCTTTTTCAGGGCCCGCATGGCCATTTCCCCGTCTTTGGGAAGAATTTCCAGGATCTTGTGCCGGGATTTCTGCCGGGCCGGGGCGTCGCTTTTATCTTTCAAGGCTTTTATATAGGTTTCGGTCTTGGAGCGGACCCGGCCCTTTTGCATGACCCGGTTGATCTCCACAAAGCCTTTACGCTGCATGGTCAAAATGGTGGAGACCGAAGCGCCTTTGCCCGCCTTTTTGACCAATTGATTCTGGGCAGTGGCGCCCGCAGTCAGCAAAATTTCCAGAAACCGCTGTTCCTTGGGGTTGGCCTGGCCGGCTTCCAGGGCTTTTTCCCCTTCAGGCAGGATTTGCACCATGGCCAGTTCCAGGTGGTTAACGCCGGAAGGCAGGGATTCCTTGATGGTCAGGCCCAGAGGATAGAGGTAATAATCGGCCAGCCACCGGAAAAGGGGAACCATGGCTTCGGGAAACAGGGGGAGCTCGTCCAGGATATCCAGGATGGACCGGGCTTTAAAGCCCTCGGGCTTGGGTGCAGGCCCCAGGATATAGCCCGTGACCCTGCGCCGCCCCATGGGGACCAGCACCCTCTTGCCGGGCTCGGCAAGGGGCGCCTGATCCTGGGGCAGCTTGTAGGTCAGGGTTTGCTCCAGAGGCGCGGCGACAGCCACCTCCAGATAGGCATCCTGAGGTTGGGAGGCGCCCCGTCTGACTCCCGGTTCCTTCACTTGGCGGTTGCGCCCGTGAATTCGCCGTCTTTATAAATGACCAGGGACTCGCCGGATTTCAGGTGCGCGGTGACGGTTTTCTTTTCCGTGTTCACCAGGTCCCAATGAAGGGCGGAGTCATTGAAGCCCAATTTCTTTTTCAGGTCGGCGTCCAGTTCCTTGGCGTCCCCGGAGTAGGTGTCGGCGTAGGAGGCTCCGATGGCCACGTGGCAGTTGCCGAACTTGCCGCCGTAGTTCTCGTCGAACAGGGTGTTGGCCATGAACTTGTCGATTTTGGAGAAGGTTCTGTCCGTCAGGGAGAATTCGCCCAAACGGCCCGCGCCTTTATCCATGGCCACTTGTTTTTTCACAAAATCCTCGCCCTGTTTGGCCGTAACCTTCACCACCTTGCCCTTGGAAAACTCCAGGCGGACGTCCTTGACGTAGTTTCCGCTCCGGAACGAGGGCTGATTGGCGAAATACACCCCTTCCGTTCCGCGCCAGTCCGGGGAGAGAAAAAGCTCGAAGCTGGGAATGTTATGGCCGGAAATGCCGATCCAGCGGCGTTTTTCGCCTGGATCGACCTTGAGGTCCGTATTGGCGGATTTTACCTGGTAATAATCCACATCCATCCCGTTAAGCCAGGCCTTGAGGCTGGTGGCGCGATTGAACAGCTTTTGCCATTCCTTGGCCGGGTCGTCGTGATCCAGCAGGCAGGCTTTGATCCACTGCTCGGTGTAGGCTTTCAGGGACAATTTGGCCTGCTTGGCCAGTTCCTGAGTCGGGACAATGCCCAAGGTCCAGCCGAAGGCGCCGTCCTGCTCCCGTTTGTCCAGGATGTCCCGGAACGGCTTGCGGGCCACGGCGGCCTTGCCCATTTTGGAGGAGTCTATGTGCGCCAGATGGGTGAGAGACTCCGGGGCAATCAGGCTGATGCTGCCGTTGATGTTCTGAAAAAGCTCCTCGTCTCCCGGTGGGATGAACACCAGTTGCTTGTTGCTGGAAAGCTCGTAGAATTGCCGTTCCATGGTCGGGGTGTAGCTCATCCGGAGAATGGGGTTCATGCCCTGCTCCAAAAGCATGGCCTGGAGGACTTCGGCGGTTTCCATGGCGGCCCGGTCGTACCTGACTAAAATGGAGTCGCCTTTTTTGTATTTATCCACCCTGGCCGTGGTCAATCCCCACCAGAAAACCTGCGCATATTTCTTCAACAACTCAAGGTCCATACTCGCCTCCGTAAACAACGCCTTTTGCAGGCCTGTGCAGCTATTTGAAGTTCGGACGAAAACGCCATTATCGCTATGGTTAACCCGCCTTCTTGACAGGGTATCAATAGTTACATACTATCTTCCAGCAACGCAAGACCGCAAGCAATTTCCATAGATTAAAAGGGAGAAACCCATGAGCGATAATACCGAGACCCTGCTTATCAACGCCAACATCGAAATTCCCGTAGAGGCTCTGAAAACCATTGTGGCCAAGGCCAAGGAGGCTGTAGGCGCCGACGCCAAGGGAATATACCGGGTGGATACGTCCGAAGCGGTGAACAAAATCATCACCAAGTTCCTGGCCGAAAGGGACTTCATGGACTTTGTTTCCGACCTGACCAACTACCAGGAAAAATCCTGATTATGGCATCCAATATCCAGTACGAAAAGGACCTGAACGAATCCCAGTACGAGGCGGTAACCACCCTGGAGGGGCCCATGCTGGTCATCGCAGGGGCGGGCAGCGGCAAAACCCGCACCCTGACCTATCGGGTGGCCCGTCTGGTGGACTCCGGGGCGCCGCCGGCCCGCATCCTGCTTTTGACCTTCACACGCAAAGCCTCGGAGGAAATGCTCCGAAGGGCGGGCGTGCTTTTGGGCATGGACTGCGACGACGTCGCAGGCGGCACGTTTCACTCTTTTTCGCACCAGATGCTTAGGCGCTACGCCTTTAAGCTGGGCTTTGACCCGGGATTCGTCATCCTGGACAGGCCGGACTGCGAAGCGCTCATCGACCGTCTGAAAAAGGAATTGGTTCCCAAAGGCGTGAGGAACTTCCCTCGTAAAGGGACGGTCGCGTCCATTTTCAGCCGAAGCGCCAACACGGGCATGAGCGTGGAAAAAATCCTGTTTTCCGAATACAACCACTTCATTCCCCACAAAGACATCCTGGACGAGATGTACACCCAGTACGCCATGACCAAGTCCCAGGAAAACCTGATGGACTTTGACGACCTGTTGCTGCATATGCGCATTATGCTGGCCACGGAGCCGGAAATCCGGGACGTCATATCCAAAAAATACGATTACATCATGGTGGATGAGTACCAGGACACCAATCTGATTCAGGCGGACATCCTCAGATACCTGGGCGAGGGCCACCAGAACGTCATGGTGGTTGGGGACGACTGCCAAAGCATATACGGATTCCGGGGCGCCAACTTTGAAAACATCATGCGCTTTCCAGACGTGTTTCCGGGCACAAAAATCATCCGGCTTGAGGAGAATTACAGGTCCTACCAGCCCGTACTGGACGTGACCAACAAGATCGTCAAGCAGGCGACCAGAAAATACAGCAAGACCCTGTTCACCAATCTCCAGGGTGGGGCCGCGCCCGTCCTGGTAAGTACACGGGATGAGAATTCCCAGTCCCATTTCGTGGTGGACGAAATCAAGAGGCTGCAAAGCCAGGAGATTCCCTTGCGGGAGATCGCCGTCCTGTTCCGGGCGGGGTATCAGTCCTTTGACCTGGAAGTGGAGCTGACCCGGGCGGGAATCAAATTCGTCAAATACGGGGGATTCAAGTTCATGGAATCCGCCCATATCAAGGACGCGCTGGTGCATTTGCGGATCGCCGCCTTTCCCACGGACAAGCTGAGCTGGCATCGCGCCCTTTTGCTGTTGAATAAAGTGGGCGCTAAAACCGCCCAGACCTTGTCGGATAAAATCTGCTCCGGCCCGGGCCTGGCCGCCGTCAAGCCTGCGCCTTCATACAAATCCGGGTTTAATGCTTTGCGGGATTTGATCAAGGATATTTCCCGGCCCGGACAAAAGGTGGCGGACGTCGGCAAGAAGGTTTTGGAGTACTACCGTCCCTATTTGGAGAGCAACTTTGACAACTGGCCCAAACGCCAAAAGGATCTGGACCAGCTTGTCTCCATGATGGAGCGTTACGGCGCCGATCTTGCCAAGTTTATTCACGACGTCACCCTGGAGCCTCCCACCAGCACAGTGGAAGACGTCCTGGCTGTGGGCGAAGCCCCGCCGGACCGCATGGTCCTTTCCACCATCCATTCGGCCAAGGGCCTGGAATGGGAGGCGGTGTTCGTCATATGGACCTTGGACGGCCGGTTTCCTTCGCGCCAGGCCGTGGCCAAAGAGGGCGAAAGCCTGGAAGAGGAGCTTCGCCTGATGTACGTGGCGGCCACCAGGGCGAAAAAGGAGCTGTTTTTCGTGCATCCCACGGATGTTTTCGACGCGGCGTCCATGACCTATTTGTATCGCCCCTCCCGGTTTTTGGAACGGCTTCCAAGAACGGTGTTGAGGAGGGAGTCGTACTAACCCCTTATCAAAATTACGATCATCCGGAGGAACCATGCGCAATTTTTCAAAAAAATCCCGCATGACCACAGTTGTGATTTTGACGTTCATTTGTACGGCCGGATTCCTGGTAAGCGTATGTTTTGCGGAGGACGTCAAGGGCGGCCTTGGCCTGGACGCCGATGTTGTGGTGGGCGGCAGCGGTTCCGCGTTGGGCGCATTCAGCCTTTTGGCGGAAGCCTATATGGCCGAGCATCCCGGAGTTTCCGTCAAGGTTTTGCCAAGCCTGGGCAGCGGCGGGGGAATTAAGGCTTTGGCCAAAAAACGCATCGACTTCAGCCTGAGCGTGCGGCCTTTAAAGGACAAGGAAAAGGCGCAGGGGCTCTGGCAAAAGATCTACGCCAGGGCGCCCTTTGTTTTTGCAACCACTGCGGCTTCCTCCGGCGAAAGTATTACGTACCAGCAACTGGAGGGAATTTATTCGGGCGACATCCAGTCCTGGCCGGACGGCGGCCCGATCCACCTGATTGTGCGCCCCGCTCAGGAGTCTGACACACTATACATCAAATCCATGACTCCTGAACTGGATAAAGCAGTAGACAAGGCCCTTGCCCGTCGTGGTATGATGTTCGCCGTAACGGATCAGGATACCGCAGACTTGCTGGAATCCAATAAAGGGGCGCTCGCCTCCTTGTCCTTGGGGCAAATCATGGCCGAGAAAAGAGCGGTGAATATTCTTTCCCTGGAAGGCGCTCCGCCCCTGATAGACGGCAAGGTCAATCCCGAATATCCTTATTTCAAAACCTATTACATGATATTCAGGCCCGGCATGAGTCCTGCGGCCCGGCAATTTGCAGACTTTGTTTTTTCCGACAGGGGAGTAAAAATTCTGGAGGACACGGGCCACCTAAGGCCTTAGCAACCTATTGAGAGGCCTATGTCTGATCGCATCAGCGCTATCACAACACTTATCGCCGCCATCATATCCGGCGTGATCGCGCTGGGAACCCCCCTTGTGTATTTCGCCACCGCTTACCAGCACGAAAAAGCCGTTGTCAGCACTGCCGCTGAAATCACCACGCGCATGGTCAGCAACTTCGCCGCCCAGTATCCGGGGCTTTGGCCTTTTATGGAGTACCGGATAGAGGAGGTTCTATACCGCAGCGGCGGCGACGTGCCGGAAGGCGTGTCCAAACAGATTCTGGATAAAGACAACAACGTGGTGCTGGACATTCCCCATGAAGCGCCTTTTCCCGCCATCACCCTGGAAAAGCGTTTCTGGATATCCGGCCAGCCAGTGGGCGCGGTGGTCCTAAAACGCTCTTACCGGGGATTGTTGAAAAAAACGGCCGTTGCCGTATTGGTTGGGCTGTTGGCCGGGCTCATGAGCTTTTTGGCCCTGCGCCGCCTGCCCATAAGCGCCCTGAACAAAGCCCTGGCCGATCTTTACGAAGAAAAGGAAAAAACCAGCGCCATATTAAAAGGGATCGGAGACGCGGTCATCACCATTGATAGAGACCTCTGCGTGCTCACGGCCAACATGAGAGCGGAGATCGTCCTTGGCGCCGCCCAGGAGGTTTTGGCCGGAAAATCCATGGAAAGCCTTTTTTCCGCCGACGCGTTCGAACATGCGGAACTGCTGCCCTCTTTTTTCAGGCGGGTCACTGCCCAGGGCGAAATTCTTGTTTTTCCCAACGACATTATTCGGAAGCAGGGAGGAAGGGAATTTTTCAGCCTGAGCGGCGCCCCCATACGGGATAAACGCGGGGTGATTACGGGCGGCGTTTTTGTGATTCGGGACGTCACGCAGCATCATCAGTTCCAGGAGGAGCAGCTTAAGCTGCAGCAGATGGAGTCTCTTGGAGTACTTGCCGGAGGCATAGCCCACGACTTCAACAATCTGCTTTCCCTGATCCTTGGCAATGCGGAGCTGGTGGCTGTAGACATGGCCCCGGACGACCCTAATAAGAAAATGCTTTTAAATGCGTGCGAATCCATTGAACACGCCCGCAGCCTGACCGGACGGCTTCTGACCTTTTCCTCCGGCGGCGCGCCTTTGCAGGAGGAAATCAATATTTCCCAGCTTATAAAGCAGCGGGCCGACTCTCTTTTGGCGGGCTCCAACATTCGGGTGCATTACAACATGCTGCCCAGCATCTTTCCCGTTTCTGCAGACGTTGTGCAGATGGGACAGGTCGTCCAGAACATTGTATTAAACGCTAAGGAAGCTATGCCAGATGGGGGGGATCTGAAAATTTCCGCCGAAAATGTGATCCTGGAGGAAAACAACCTTCTTACCCTGCCGCCCGGCGCTTACGTCCGAATTTCCTTTTCCGACACAGGTCCGGGCATCTCCCTCGAAAACCGATCCCGCATTTTCGAGCCGTATTTTTCCACCAAAACCCGAGGAACCCAAAAAGGAATGGGCCTGGGCCTTGCCACGTGCCTGTCCATCATAAAAAAGCACGGAGGCGCCCTCAGCGTGGAGTCCAACCCGGAAAAGGGCGCTGTTTTTCACGTGATTCTTCCCGCCATTTAAAGCTCCCTTGCATTGCTCGCCCGATTGATTTAAATAAACGGCAATACGCATGTAAAACGTAAATAATCCGCAACGCCTTGGAAAGCCCATGCCCAATAATCGATTCGACTCCGTATTCGGCGAGGAATGCCTCCGGGTCTATTCCAGCAACAGCCTGCAAACTCTGGCCGCCCAACTGGCGAAGTTGCTGGTCAAAGATCCTTTGCCGCCTTTGGAGCAGGAAATCGTTTTGACCCAAAATCCGGTGATGGGCCGATGGCTTTACCTGGAAATGGCGAAAATCAACGGCGCATGCGCAAACCTCCGGGTTACGCTGCCCAATGCGTACATGCACGAACTGTTCGCCAGCGTAATTCCTCCCATGGAAAACGAGGAGCAGTCCCCATTCTCCCCCTGGGCCATGACATGGCGGATCATGGACGCTTTGGCCCGGTTTATGGAAGAACCGCCGTTTACGGAAATCCAACGCTATCTGCAGGACGACCCGGACGGCCGCAAGCAGTTCGGCCTGAGCAGACGCATCGCCGGAGTGTTTGACGGGTATATGCTGTTTCGGCCGGAAATGATTTTGAACTGGGACCACGGCAAGGGCGGGCATTGGCAGGCCATTTTGTGGCGGGAAATCAGCCAGGGTTTTAACAACCGGCACCGGCCTGGCCTGCGTACGGATTTTTTCAAGGCGCTCAGGTCCGGCAAATCCCGTCCAGGCGTCCTGCCCAAAAGAATTTCGCTTTTCGGCGTTTGGGGCATGCCCCCTTTCCACCTGGACGTTTTCTCCGGCGTGGGGCGTATGCTGCCCGTGTATCTTTTTCACGTAAATCCCTGCAAGGAATACTGGGCTCACGCCTTTTCGGACAAGCAAATCACCCGGATTACCACCCGGAGCCCGTTCACCCGTCCCGAAGAATTGTACCTGGAAAAAGGCAACGCCCTGTTGGCGTCCCTGGGCGGAGTGGGTCGGGATTTTCTGGGCTTGGTCGCCGGGCTGGATTGCCATCCCCAGGAACTGTACGAGTCTCCGGACCACACGTCCCTATTGGGCATGATCCAGGGGGAGATTCTGGAATTCAAGGAAGAGGATGGACGGAAAACGCAGGAAAAGGCGCGGCCGCTTCCTGGAGACCGCTCCCTGGCGATCCATAACTGCCACAGCCCCATGCGGGAAATGGAAGTCTTGTACGATCATATCCTAAAGTATTTGGACGAAGACCCGGACCTGGACCCGCAGGACATCATGGTCATGGCGCCGGATATGGACAAATTCGCGCCCTATGTGGAAGCGGTTTTCGCCTCGCCCGGCCCAGGGGGAATTCGCCTGCCTTATTGCATCGCTCACAAGGAAGTCCGCACGGTCAGCCCCAGCGTGAACGCTTTTCTGGAAATCTTTGACCTTTGCCAAAGCCGGTTTGAGGCGGCGGCCGTCTTGGATCTGGCCGGTCTCCCCGCCGTGGCGGAGAAGTTCGGCTTTTCGGAGCAGGATCTGGAAACCCTGGCCCGGTGGATCGCCAAGACCAGGGTGCGATGGGGCGCCAACGCAGACAGCCGCAAGGCTCTGGGCCTGCCCGCCACCGGGGATAACACCTGGGAAAGCGGCCTGGACCGCCTGATGCTTGGCTACGCCATGTCGGGCCTGGACGAAGAGTTTTTTCAGAACATCAGCCCCTTTGGGGATCTGGCTATGGAAGACGCCCCTTTATTGGGACGGTTTGCAGAGTTTACCGAAGCCCTGTTTCAACTCTCCCGAAAACTGGAAAAAAGCCACGAAATCCAGGAATGGGTGAAAATCCTGGAAGGCGTCGTTCAGGAATTTTTAAGCCCCGACGCGGAAGACCTGCACCTGTTGCAAATCGCCTTGTCCAAGACCGCCAAGGCCCAATCCGAACAGGGATATGATCGGGAGGTTGCCGCGGCCGTGGTCAAGGCGGCGGTCGCCGGGCTGCTGGAGCAAAGTTCGCCCAGCGGCAGCATTTTAAGGCGGGGCGTTAACTTTTGCTCCATCGCCCAGGGGGCTGGAATTCCCGCCAAGGTCATCTGTCTGGTGGGCATGGACGACGGGGCTTTTCCCAGGCAGGACGGAGGCATGGGCTTCGACTATATGGCCCGGTCGCCCAAACGCGGGGATCGGTCTCCCCGGGGAGATGACCGGTTTTCCTTTTTGCAGGCGATCATTAACGCACAAAGCAGGCTGCATATTTCGTTTACCGGCCAGGGGATTCAGGACAACGCGGCCTTGTGCCCCTCCCCTTTGGTGAGCGAATTGATCGACTACGTGGAGGCGGGATTCGACCTTTCCGGCTCCGGGCCGCTTGTGGTCGTCCACAAGTTACAGCCTTTTTCTCCGGATTATTTTTCGGGCCAATGCCCCGGTCTTTTCAGCTTCTCCAGACAATATAGCCAGGCGGCGGACATTTTGCAGCGCGGGGAAAAGCAATCCCGGCAATTTTTCTCCCAACCCCTGGAAGAGCCCGAAGCCCAGGATAAGAGTATTTCTCTGGAGGCTTTGTGCGCTTTCTTTCGCATGCCGTCGAAGTCTATTCTCAGGGACAGGGTGGGCGTCTTTCTGGACGCATACACGGAAGCCATGGACAGCGCCGAGGCTTTCAGCCTGGGCGGCCTGGAAAGGCACGTCCTGGCCGGAAAAATGGTTGAAAAGCGGGTTCAAGGGCGATCCTCCCTGGACTTGTACGCCCTGGCCAAGGCGCAGGGGGAGCTGCCCCACGGCAATGTAGGGGCCTTTGCCTTCAACCAACTGGAAAACCAAATAAGCCCATTCGCCCGTAAAGCGGAAGCAATGCTGAGCGAGGCGAACCAGCGATTGGACGCCGACGTCATGGCGGGCGAATGGAAAATCCACGGCAGGCTGTTCCCTCTGGGCCTGAAAGGGCTCATCCTGTACCGCACGGCCTCGGCCAAGGCGTTTGACCGGCTTAACGCCTGGATACGGCATCTTTTTTTGTGCGCGGTCAGGCCGGGCTTTGAAAACACAAGCCTGTTTGCGGGAACGGACGCTATCTATTACTACGACAATGTGAAGCAAAACGCGGCGGTAACCCGGCTGGCGGCCCTGGCGGGAGTCTATGACAAAGGCATGGAGTTTCCGGCGCCGTTCTTTCCCGAAACCTCTTTCGCCTACGCCCAAAGCATGTTCAAGACCGACGACGTGGGCCAGGCAATGAAGGCGGCCAGGAATAAATGGGGGCCGGACTTTTTCGGCCGGGGAGAGGCCTTGGACTCGTATGCCGCGCTTTGTTTTGAAGGATGCGATCCCCTATCCCGGGAATTCCGGGACCTGGCCGTTGAAATATATGCGCCCATGCTGGAATGCGAACGGAAAGGAGGGCGATGATGACGAAATCGCGTGAAGTTCAATTCGCCCCCCTGGAAGGCGTGAACCTGATCGAAGCCTCGGCCGGTACGGGCAAGACCTACACCCTCACAAGCCTCTATATCCGGCTGCTTATTGAAAAAGGCCTGCTGGTGGATCAAATCCTTGTGGTGACCTTTACCGTGGCCGCCACCCAGGAATTGAAGGACCGCATACGCAATCGTTTGAAAATCGCCAGGGACGCCTTTGACGGCAAGGAGGTTGACGACGACCTTGTTCAAGCCGTGGTGAAAAAGCACAACAATCCCCAAAGCAGGCTTCGGGTGGAGGACGCCATCCGTCGTTTTGACGAGGCGGCGGTGTTCACCATCCATGGTTTCTGCCAGCGGGTTTTGGGGGAGAACGCCTTTGAATCCGGGGCTTCCTTTGATGCGGACTTAGTTACGGACAACCAGGATTTTTTGG
This Desulfatibacillum aliphaticivorans DSM 15576 DNA region includes the following protein-coding sequences:
- the recC gene encoding exodeoxyribonuclease V subunit gamma produces the protein MPNNRFDSVFGEECLRVYSSNSLQTLAAQLAKLLVKDPLPPLEQEIVLTQNPVMGRWLYLEMAKINGACANLRVTLPNAYMHELFASVIPPMENEEQSPFSPWAMTWRIMDALARFMEEPPFTEIQRYLQDDPDGRKQFGLSRRIAGVFDGYMLFRPEMILNWDHGKGGHWQAILWREISQGFNNRHRPGLRTDFFKALRSGKSRPGVLPKRISLFGVWGMPPFHLDVFSGVGRMLPVYLFHVNPCKEYWAHAFSDKQITRITTRSPFTRPEELYLEKGNALLASLGGVGRDFLGLVAGLDCHPQELYESPDHTSLLGMIQGEILEFKEEDGRKTQEKARPLPGDRSLAIHNCHSPMREMEVLYDHILKYLDEDPDLDPQDIMVMAPDMDKFAPYVEAVFASPGPGGIRLPYCIAHKEVRTVSPSVNAFLEIFDLCQSRFEAAAVLDLAGLPAVAEKFGFSEQDLETLARWIAKTRVRWGANADSRKALGLPATGDNTWESGLDRLMLGYAMSGLDEEFFQNISPFGDLAMEDAPLLGRFAEFTEALFQLSRKLEKSHEIQEWVKILEGVVQEFLSPDAEDLHLLQIALSKTAKAQSEQGYDREVAAAVVKAAVAGLLEQSSPSGSILRRGVNFCSIAQGAGIPAKVICLVGMDDGAFPRQDGGMGFDYMARSPKRGDRSPRGDDRFSFLQAIINAQSRLHISFTGQGIQDNAALCPSPLVSELIDYVEAGFDLSGSGPLVVVHKLQPFSPDYFSGQCPGLFSFSRQYSQAADILQRGEKQSRQFFSQPLEEPEAQDKSISLEALCAFFRMPSKSILRDRVGVFLDAYTEAMDSAEAFSLGGLERHVLAGKMVEKRVQGRSSLDLYALAKAQGELPHGNVGAFAFNQLENQISPFARKAEAMLSEANQRLDADVMAGEWKIHGRLFPLGLKGLILYRTASAKAFDRLNAWIRHLFLCAVRPGFENTSLFAGTDAIYYYDNVKQNAAVTRLAALAGVYDKGMEFPAPFFPETSFAYAQSMFKTDDVGQAMKAARNKWGPDFFGRGEALDSYAALCFEGCDPLSREFRDLAVEIYAPMLECERKGGR